The proteins below are encoded in one region of Triticum aestivum cultivar Chinese Spring chromosome 1B, IWGSC CS RefSeq v2.1, whole genome shotgun sequence:
- the LOC123134444 gene encoding amidophosphoribosyltransferase, chloroplastic has protein sequence MGMAAATTTAPSTSRLLYHHHTTSGSKRHTHHHQQRLRYAPNPSPLALRRRLSPPAGAALLPDRVTPFSYGADDESDDHPREECGLVGVVGHPDASSLCYLGLQKLQHRGEEGAGIVAAGGDGKLKSVTGLGLVADVFGDPSRLASLPGPAAIGHVRYSTAGAAASLRNVQPFLAGYRFGQVAVAHNGNLVNYQALRSKLEARGSIFNTTSDTEVILHLISTSLSRPLLARICDACERLAGAYSLLFLTADKLFAVRDPHGFRPLVLGRLPNGAVAFASETCALDLIDATYEREVEPGEVVMVDRRDMSVSSACLVPHLPRRACVFEHIYFSLPNSVVFSHDVHERRTAFGRALAEESPAPGADVVIPVPDSGFYAALGFSRESGLEFQQGLIRWHYSGRSFIQPTQAIRDLAVKLKLAPVRGVIRGKSVVVVDDSLVRGTTSSKIVRLLRDAGAREVHMRIASPPVVGSCLYGIDTPSDGELISNRMDLEGVRREIGSDSLAFLSLDKLHGIYGEEAGDYCDACFSRKYPVLPTLPEPAAEFDEEE, from the coding sequence ATGGGAatggccgccgccaccaccaccgctccGTCCACGTCGCGCCTCCTCTATCACCACCACACCACATCCGGCTCCAAGCGCCACACCCACCACCACCAGCAGCGGCTCAGGTACGCCCCCAATCCGTCCCCTCTCGCTCTGCGCCGCCGCCTTTCGCCGCCAGCCGGGGCGGCGCTCCTGCCGGACCGCGTGACCCCGTTCTCCTACGGGGCGGACGACGAATCCGACGACCACCCGCGCGAGGAGTGCGGCCTGGTGGGGGTCGTGGGCCACCCGGACGCCTCCTCGCTCTGCTACCTGGGCCTGCAGAAGCTGCAGCACCGCGGGGAGGAGGGCGCCGGGATCGTCGCCGCCGGGGGGGACGGCAAGCTCAAGTCCGTGACCGGGCTGGGGCTCGTCGCCGACGTCTTCGGCGACCCGTCCAGGCTCGCGTCGCTGCCCGGGCCCGCCGCCATCGGGCacgtgcgctactccaccgccggcgccgccgcgtccCTCCGGAACGTGCAGCCGTTCCTGGCCGGGTACAGGTTCGGGCAGGTCGCCGTGGCGCACAACGGCAACCTCGTCAACTACCAGGCGCTGCGGAGCAAGCTGGAGGCGCGGGGCTCCATCTTCAACACCACCTCCGACACGGAGGTCATCCTCCACCTCATCTCCACGTCGCTCTCGCGGCCGCTGCTGGCGCGCATCTGCGACGCCTGCGAGCGCCTCGCGGGGGCCTACTCGCTGCTCTTCCTCACGGCCGACAAGCTGTTCGCCGTGCGCGACCCGCACGGGTTCCGCCCGCTGGTGCTCGGCCGCCTCCCCAACGGCGCCGTGGCCTTCGCGTCCGAGACCTGCGCGCTGGACCTCATCGACGCCACCTACGAGCGCGAGGTGGAGCCCGGGGAGGTGGTCATGGTCGACCGCCGCGACATGTCCGTCTCCTCGGCCTGCCTCGTCCCGCACCTGCCCCGCCGGGCCTGCGTCTTCGAGCACATCTACTTCTCCCTCCCCAACTCGGTCGTCTTCTCGCACGACGTCCACGAGCGCCGCACGGCCTTCGGCCGCGCCCTCGCCGAGGAGTCCCCGGCGCCGGGCGCCGACGTGGTCATCCCGGTGCCGGACTCGGGCTTCTACGCCGCGCTGGGCTTCTCGCGCGAGTCGGGGCTGGAGTTCCAGCAGGGCCTGATCCGGTGGCACTACAGCGGGCGCAGCTTCATCCAGCCGACGCAGGCGATCCGCGACCTGGCCGTGAAGCTCAAGCTGGCGCCCGTGCGCGGCGTGATCCGCGGCAagagcgtggtggtggtggacgacTCCCTGGTCCGGGGCACCACGTCGAGCAAGATCGTGCGGCTGCTCCGCGACGCCGGCGCCCGCGAGGTGCACATGCGCATCGCCAGCCCGCCGGTGGTGGGGTCGTGCCTGTACGGCATCGACACGCCGAGCGACGGGGAGCTGATCTCGAACCGGATGGACCTGGAGGGCGTGCGGCGGGAGATCGGCAGCGACTCCCTCGCCTTCCTCTCGCTGGACAAGCTGCACGGCATCTACGGCGAGGAGGCGGGCGACTACTGCGACGCGTGCTTCTCGCGCAAGTACCCCGTGCTGCCCACGCTCCCCGAGCCGGCcgccgaattcgacgaggaggagTGA
- the LOC123134453 gene encoding protein NRT1/ PTR FAMILY 5.10, whose amino-acid sequence MAPDLEPLLPRAGHRPVTGGWRSALFIIWVEVAERFAYYGISANLISYLTGPLGESTAAAAAAVNAWSGAASMLPLLGAAVADSWLGRYRTIVASSVLYITGLGMLALSSMFSSPSEQCKLTADGRQACPRSSLQTAFFYVSLYLVAIAQSGHKPCVQAFGADQFDAADPAESLARGSFFNWWYFGICGSATVTIALMSYVQDNVSWGIGFGVPCVVMVLALAVFLVGTKTYRFYDDSGDGKGASVFSRVVEAFRASRKRPPEGGEHGHGDRVENAALVEEVRGLARLFPIWATCLLYGVVFAQPPTLFTKQAATMDRRVGSSGFQIPPAALQCFMGISMITCVALYDRVLVPVARRLSGLPLGITMLQRIGTGMVLAVAALVVAALVEMRRLSTAMDAGVVDQADAVVPMSLWWIMPQYVLLGAADVFTMVGMQEFFYDQMPGALKSLGLALYLSVLGVGSFISSFLISVIDGVTRWGGGTSWIADNLNRGHLDYFYLLIAALTALELLAFLYFSASYVYKRKTGSVH is encoded by the exons ATGGCGCCAGACCTCGAGCCGCTCCTCCCCCGTGCCGGCCACCGCCCCGTCACCGGCGGCTGGAGGTCGGCTCTGTTCATAATCT GGGTGGAGGTGGCGGAGCGGTTCGCGTACTACGGCATCTCGGCCAACCTCATCAGCTACCTCACCGGCCCGCTCGGGgagagcacggcggcggcggcggcggccgtcaaCGCGTGGTCGGGCGCGGCGTCGATGCTGCCGCTGCtcggcgccgccgtcgccgactCGTGGCTGGGGCGGTACCGCACCATCGTCGCCTCCTCCGTGCTCTACATCACG GGCCTCGGGATGCTGGCGCTCTCGTCCATGTTCTCCTCACCGAGCGAACAATGCAAGCTCACCGCGGACGGCCGGCAAGCATGCCCGCGTTCCTCCCTGCAGACGGCCTTCTTCTACGTCTCGCTCTACCTGGTGGCCATTGCGCAGAGCGGCCACAAGCCCTGCGTGCAGGCCTTCGGCGCCGACCAGTTCGACGCGGCCGACCCCGCGGAGTCGTTGGCACGGGGCTccttcttcaactggtggtactTCGGGATCTGCGGCAGCGCGACGGTGACCATCGCGCTCATGAGCTACGTCCAGGACAACGTGAGCTGGGGCATTGGCTTCGGAGTGCCGTGCGTGGTCATGGTGCTGGCGCTCGCCGTCTTCCTGGTTGGCACCAAGACGTACCGGTTCTACGACGACTCAGGCGACGGCAAGGGCGCCAGCGTGTTCTCCCGTGTCGTAGAGGCCTTCAGGGCATCGAGAAAGAGACCGCCGGAAGGTGGAGAGCACGGGCATGGCGACCGCGTGGAGAACGCTGCCCTCGTGGAGGAGGTGAGGGGCTTGGCGAGGCTGTTCCCGATATGGGCGACCTGCCTGCTCTACGGCGTGGTGTTCGCTCAGCCGCCGACGCTGTTCACCAAGCAGGCGGCGACGATGGACCGGAGGGTCGGGTCGTCGGGGTTCCAGATACCGCCCGCTGCACTGCAGTGCTTCATGGGCATCAGCATGATCACCTGCGTAGCGCTGTACGACCGCGTCCTGGTGCCCGTGGCGCGCAGGCTCTCCGGCCTCCCCTTGGGCATCACCATGCTCCAGCGGATCGGCACGGGCATGGTCCTGGCCGTGGCGGCACTGGTGGTGGCCGCGCTGGTGGAGATGAGGCGGCTGAGCACCGCGATGGACGCCGGAGTGGTGGATCAGGCCGATGCGGTGGTGCCCATGAGCCTGTGGTGGATCATGCCGCAGTACGTGCTCCTGGGCGCGGCGGACGTGTTCACCATGGTGGGCATGCAGGAGTTCTTCTACGACCAGATGCCCGGCGCGCTCAAGAGCCTCGGGCTCGCGCTCTACCTGAGCGTCCTCGGCGTCGGCAGCTTCATCAGCAGCTTCCTCATCTCGGTCATCGACGGCGTGACGAGGTGGGGCGGAGGGACGAGCTGGATCGCCGACAACCTCAACCGGGGTCACCTTGACTACTTCTATCTGCTCATCGCTGCGCTCACCGCGCTGGAGCTTCTTGCTTTCCTCTACTTCTCAGCTTCTTACGTTTACAAAAGGAAGACTGGCAGTGTTCATTGA